Genomic DNA from Porites lutea chromosome 4, jaPorLute2.1, whole genome shotgun sequence:
CGACCAAATCCTGAAAATTAGAAGCCTAGAATGCTTCATCACACCTTATCTCTAGTACCTAGAATGCTACTGAAAGCTTAAGATTTGTTTCCAAAGAACAATGTATTAccagacgccatcttggatttaagTGACTTGGAACGTTGTGTATGAACTTTTTTAGTCAGGGCGGTTTAGTGTCGTTTTTGTAACacgttttaatttttcatacgCAGACATGTAAAAAGAGCGTTTCAGAGCGTTTTTcttgtaaatttattttttaattactaTGAGTACCATATATGAATTACAATCACagcaaatcaaacaaaaacattaacagtaacaatgacaacaaatgGAACAATGACAAATTTAGTAAAACCGTAAcaattcttctttctttctttttttaattactatGAGTACCATATATGAATTACAATCACagcaaatcaaacaaaaacattaacagtaacaatgacaacaaatgGAACAATGACAAATTTAGTAAAACCGTAACAATTCTTCTTTCTGTGGCCCATAGACGTTTCGTTTGCAAAGTaccgtttcgcaaagtaccgtttcgcaaagtaccatttcgtttcgtttcgtttcgtttcgcaaagtaccgtAAGCCAGTTGTGGTTTCTTGGGGGCGTAGAGTAGAGTCGACACCGTTTCGACACTTAGAACAATTTCGTGAGAAGCAGTGCGTGACTTCGGGCACGTTTGCATCCGTGAAGCTATGAAATACCAGTCAGTCTGCTTTATCATATGTTTAAACGTTTATTGAACCCTTTGTGCCCGCTTGGCTACTCTGAAGGTCGATGAAATAGTTGGATTATACTAAAACCAGTTAGTTTATAAACCACGTTAAGTTAAGCCTTAGCTTACTACAGAACAATAGCCTAAGGACAATATGCCAATAATGCCAATATAACAATaatactaggagtaatcggagcttagaagagtgcgttcgatatgtttgtaaggcgtacaggtagcagttgaggaggAAGGGTGGATGGTTATTGCGATAGATTAAGCCCGGTTTAGGTGGGGGTTGGTGGGAGCCGATgttgttttgttctgttctgTATTTTGGAAACCATAAAAGTTTGTTACCAGGGATCCGATTCGGTCTTATATGAATGAATGCTTCCCCTTCAAGTTATGGTTCTATTAAAATGCGCTGATGTACTTTATTATAAATGGCAACAGAAAAACTAAATATCGTGATGTTGTATGTAACAAATATTTTTCAGCTGAAGGCTATAATCGTAAGTTTGAAGATTTTGATCCCAGTGCACATGCAGAAGTGGTGGCTATAAGAAATGCTGGAAAGGCCCTGAGGACTCCAGAACTACAGGGATGCATCCTATTTACAAGCTGCGAACCTTGTCCAATGTGTGCTGCAACGATTTGGTGGAGCAGGTTATTCTCTAATACCTCATTTCGTGATTTTGGCGTTCTCaacttccttttattttttaaaagagtcTGAAAGTTTCCAAATTTCTAGGTAGATTGGAAAAACAATGTGTGAAAGCTTCACAAATTAACGTTATTTCACCTACTGAAGATACAAAACAGAGCTTACCAGTATGTAAAACGAGTTAACTAGTTATGTTGTCAATACATATCTTGTATatgtatacctgccaactttttctgagatataagcgtgatatttttatcctgggagtgctgggatttttgaagacgacacgatcatttcggaagattcccgaagaagtccgaagtcttccgaagacgtccgaagtctgCCGAAGGCTAAGTTATCGAGTCCCAGTCTTAGGACGCGTATAAACGCGAGCTCGCTCCTAgtgcttttcacttcaaaaatcaGAGTTCGCGAGGAAGATCagttgtcatttattcattttagacATGGTTTTctttccttacatgggtctgagttaacatatttttggaaattgtgtcaagcaagacggcaacaactcacatttttcaatcaggcgtgagaaattggcccgcaagcgtgagccggcgtgagatcgaagttttcaacccgcaggcgtgagactcacgcctaaggcgtgagagttggcaggtatatatATGTCGTTGCTATTACAAGTTAAtattttttctgtgatttgaattttctataagagtttaatttcgcgaattttttacaatcgcgaaaaacgcgaaattaagtaccaatgaGGTAGTCTACACAGACCACCTGCATTAATCTTAGTCATGATTTTTATAGTTCTGAAGAAATGTTCATGTCCTGTGTGTCCCTGCACTAGTTGGAGGTAGTTGCTTGCGTGAGGGTCTGAAAGGGGTCTTGTGGTTGGTTATATTTGCCCATAATTCATAGTGTTCGCTGTTAAATTggtcaattttttaatttttactgtttCCGGAGAAAATACTGTTAAGTGTTTGGAGGGTTTATCATGAAAAACTTCTAGTCTTTTTAAAGACTGCTTAAAGAATGCTTAAAAGCATTCTCAGTACCTATCTGCGCTTGGAAAATCGGTAATAAAATCAGTCATCAACTTTAAGCCTGTGCTAAAAGGGGACCTCTTTTTTTCAACCCATGCGCGAAAGTGTTCTGGGAAACCTGGGGACCAATCTCATATTAGGTACCCGCGATCCTCTGGTCCTGTTATTACACTAGTAAGAGTGAATTACAAGGATTTCTGTCACTGAAAAAATTCGTATCTGTCACACTGTAAAAAAGTTTTCCTTCACATGTGAATATAacgacgaaaaaaaaattcacaaatttTCGGATTTCTCCCAGGTTTCTCCTTTGGACATCTTCGGTAGTCTGCAAACATGATTCTTCGACAGTATTCGGAAATCTTCTGAAATAATCGGGAATTGTGGCAAAATGGTTGAATACTCCTTGATATACTAAACAAACAAGACGCTATCGGAGCGTACACTATAGTAAGAGATATCGGAGCAGCGTTTAGTGCTTAAGGTGGTACATTCCTCAAAAATCACTATTTTTTGATATGTTCTTTTGCAAAAGTATTCCCAGGTATTCTTAAACTATAGCATGAGATGAGtatatttttatactttttggccttgcttccatatttcacaatgttttagGAGACAATTTACGAATCTCCTGTGAAAAAGAAACCGGTTCCACCCCGCTGGGTCAGATCATGAAAAATTGCACACATGACTAGTACGCACCGACCTCACTAACACTTTCAGcgcttaagctttttagctcaccccaacaacgcataattaCCGGTCGATCAGACCcattaaaatgctttttttcgcTTGTTATCTTTCAGGCTGGATCGAGTATACTATGCACATTCAGTTGACGAAGATAATGACCCCCTTCTTGGAAGTTACCAGTCAACAATTCTCGAGTTTGTTAACACGCCGATCGACAATCGTTCTATTCCTGGTGAGCAAGTTAAGAACAAGGCAGAGGAAGCATttaacgtcatcaaaaaatacTTCTAAATTAATGTTAGGTGGCCCCATTGGCCATTGGCCAAGAATTTATGACGCGATTCACCTGTCtagagcttttccacttttggAAATGTGCGAAACAATAGTGTGACGTCACAGCATGGCGAGTTAGAAATATCCTCGAGTGGATTAGAATTGGCGTGTTAATCTGTTGTGTTTCGCGTTTTTCCAGCAGTCTTTTCTCGCCTTTTTGTAACACAACAACGAAGAAGAAACGGTTGAAGGCTTGTACATAAGGTGATGAACAATGGATTTGAAATGTTAGAGAAAGCAAGATTTATCTTTTGATGCTAGTGTCAATTTTCGGGCAATTTTGCCGGTGTTATTATCATGTTCACTTTGGAATATCTCTCGTGAAAAATTATATTTGGTCTTAAAAAAGTCTTCTGGACGTTCTGGAGATATTCTAGCTGTTTCATGTGGAGATGGGCCGCACTCCCGGTAGATAGGCCGCGATAATGATAATGCCAACTTTGATTTCAATAATCAAATTAATAATGAGCAGTTCGTTGTAAGGTATTTCAATAAGATTTTTATAACAATCATTTGCTGTAAAGTAATATTTAAGCTTATAAATAAAATGGAAACAACATACTGtgctaaaagaagaaaaaaacaaacaaactaaatgTATTGAACCATGCAAGTGGatataaaacagtaaaaaatggaaGATTAATGTTTTGTTGCACTTGTGCTTCTTGTGGAATTAAAAAATACAGATTTGTTATGAAAAAGGGAAACTTATTAGCCCGTGGCGAAGCAGATACTATAGCAGGGTCTGCATTGCCGGATATGTTTGTTACTCGTGGTTTACCTTTTATGGGAGAAAAAGCAGTTGAGATgaccaggggtcaatttaataaaactagTACACCTGTAATTTACAAGTATAGCCATTGTTTCagagtctgaaaacaaaagctacacttgtaaattacacttgtaaaaacaattattcaatTAACCCTGAGATATAGGGCAAGtgaattaatgagaaataaaaatatgcaaaaaaagcAACTGATTTTGggttaattcaaaattttggatATGATGTCAAGCTTTGGATCAGTTATCAACAAAGATTAGAccaagaaagaaatagaaaactgGTAGAAAGTATTTGGATGGCGGAGTAATTGATATTCATAAAATGATCGGAAAACTCTCGAGATCCAAAGCTGGATTTACGCGGGGATCATATTAAATACATGGGTCCATCCACTAGATGAACAATTGGGATCTGATTCTGAAACAGGTGGGGCTTTGAAATGGAAAGTTCAACCATATAACAAAGTTGATGAGATTGCTGCATACCATGATAAGGTCATTTTGATAAACAAATGGTTAAATCACTGGATCAGATTCCTTATGGTGAAATGCCAAAATGGGGTCAAACAGCACGATTTTTgaataatacaaaacaaaaacttagaCTTCGAGTAAAGAAGACAAATAAGGGCTTTGAGTAATAGTGATTGGGCTCAAAAATTAGCAGATGAATTACATAAACCAGTCACAAGAAACTTTCCAAAGAGATCTGTTATATCAAATGGGTTTGATGAAATCTGGGCGGATTATTAAGTTGAAATTGCAAATTAAAGTTTAGTAAATGGAATGATAAGGTAAAGTATTTACTGACGGTTATCGATGTTTTCAGTAAATATGGTTGGATTAAACCTCTGAAAGACAAAAAGACTGAAAGTGTTAGTAAAGCCTTTGGTGAGATATTTAAAACAAGTAAACGAAAACCTTAAATGATTTGGTCCGATAAAGGCTCTGAGTTTATTAGCAATCATTTCAAAGAGTTCTTGAGAGTAAAGGTATCAAGTTATGTCACactgagaaagaagaaaaatcaagtgTTGGTAAGAGATGGAATAAGACAATGAAAAATCGGATGTGGATAATGTTTACCTGACTCAGAATAACAATACTTTCTTTAATGGTTCGTCTTGGTTTAAGAGGTTTAACATAAACTTCGTGAACTTTGATGTGAAGTGAAACAGCAGTTTTACTGATGAATATTATACTTTGAATAATCACGGCCATTTTAACCTTGTAACTGTACTGATTTAGGTAACCAAACGGATCTAcggatttattttcttttgttgaaaacaatgaaagtCTTTTAATATTAGATTTTTctgagtaaataagttttgcgtAAAGAACTGGTGCAGATGATTCAtcctttttcgttttcttctttccctttttatcataATATTCTATCTGTTTGTAATACAATGGTGAAAGTTTAAATGTGACGAAAGATCAGGACCATATTCACTTTCAAGATGAAATTGACAAATTTTTGTGATGTTATTTATTgcatcaaaaaatgctttttcctCTTGATTTGGATCTGAATCTTTTTCCTACAAGCAAGAAAACAGGAATTGAATAACCGACGAGTTTATCTGATTCCTGCCGAGTTCTTTTTCTCGTTGAcaccaaatgaaaaaaataaaatggagtTGTTTCCTTTTGGATCcttggttttgattttgatcctTTTATATCTAAACTTACTTTCCTTTACTTTCAATTCTTTTGCACCATGAAAAacgatattttatttgaaagatTTGCATGTTTTGTGAGTTGCatcttttattataatattgttatattattttttgaagctgtaatttttttaattgacgTACTCGAATGTATAtttgtttccttctttttttgatgttgctgttttgatttttcttttttctgtatATGTCTGAAATATTTGAAGTACATATTTTTAATTCAACTGAAGCAGAAGTAATACTAATATaagtcttttttttcatttgtttcaacATTTATTGAAATTATTGATTTCTTGAgcgattttttattatttcctttCGTGTGAGAAGTTTTAAGGTTATTTATATGATTGTCTGTCTTGCAGTTGTTGATGTGGTCAATCTCCTCCTTATCATTTGGAATTAGTGCCAAATAAACCTGAAAAGgatacattttttttagctttcgAATCCCACACTGTTATTAACTGATATCCACAGTTCAAGAATCTTGATTGAAGACTTTTGCATTTTGATATTCTAGATCTGCATAGTTCGTGTGAACTGGATGAACATAAGTATACCTTTTTTCGAGCACAAAGAAGcttttttagcattttattCTAAAAAGTAGTTTCTTtaaactataaaatttttaaatccaAAGCGAATTTACGCTCCAATACTTAGCAGACTCAGGATTGTTATGAGTAAGTTCACCTGCtctgttctttattttctttgctctattttttttttttttaatttatttttatttttatttttattttaacaaacaacaaattaaatacaagttaaaagtgacaaaagaaagaaaaaactacaaaacaaaaacaacaacaacaacaacaaaaaaacatcaattGAGAGGAGAGCagcaggctaaaagcaaatagcGAAGTTGATACATCtggtccttttttcttttttctctccctactttttcgtttcctttttttttccttgagtacAAGGGCACAGtcgaaaccaaaaacaaaaaagagatgtagagaagatatttatatttaattaattagGTTTTGGAGACTCAGGTCAAAAGGCTTATATAAGGCAACAAGGGTTCCCATTTATTTTTGACAGTGgaggcattgttttctatttgataaatgtgtttcaaataatgtaaaaagttgtttaaattggGGGGGTGTTCTTTTGAGCGACAAAGCCAGATATGGTGCTTGGCAAgtaagcaacaaaaattgatttggaGTTTGTGTTTAGATCTATCTGGCCTCAGACCCAAAGCCGTATTTATGTGTAAGTAATTTTGTTCACTTAAAGAAAGTTGGCAAGACTGCATCCACTTAAAAAGACTAtcccaaaaattttttgttttttcgcatctccaaaataagtgtatcaagttttccgtttccttattacaaaaagaacactTATCATCCTCTCTAAgtccaactttttttaagaaacagttAGTTGGTAACCGGCGATGTAACAATTTGAAGTTGAAAGTGATAAGTTTACTGCTCTTTGTGCATTGAAAGGATGTTTGATAAGCGACTTTCCAATTAATAATTTCCTTTGGGTTAAGATTGATGTCTTTGCGCCACTTTTCTTGACATGAAATTGGtctttcacagttttttgacACAATTTCTTGGTAGATAAATTTAGATGGCTTTtgactcataagaaattttgaaaagcgatTTTCATACTTAGAttgggttttggtgttttgtctCCGTAGACGGTTGACTGCTGAGATTAATCCAAAGAAGGTTAGAGGTCGAACTTGCAAGTTATATTTAATCTGAAAAGCagcaagggaaaagaaattggAGGATTCATCCATTAAATGTTTAACTTGCGTAATACCCTTGGCAAGCCAGTCTTTATAAAAAACAGGCTTATTCTGAATTCTTATCAGAGAGTTTTGCCACAAAGGTGACGACAAAAGATGTTCTTCAGATACTATCGTTTCCCGGAAAAAAACTTCTGACCAAATTACAAGTATTTCTTTCACAAAAGGGTCTgatatttttaagttgttaacatcttttttgttgAGATTTCCTTTTAGTATCACTTCGCCTCCATTTCTTTCAAGTTCGGAATCAAAGAGTCGCTTCCATTTACTGCGACTTTCAGGGTCCAGATATTTCTGGATCCATGTGGCTTTAAGAgatttgttaaaagaagcaATGTCGATCATTTTTAGTCCTCCTTCGGAATAGTCATTAATCGTTATCTTTCGTTTGATTTTGTCTCCTTTATCATTCCATAGAAACTTATAGAAAATTGTGTTGATTTCTTTAATCGCTTCATGGTTAGTTTGCAGAGGTGAGAATATGTAGACTAACTGAGATGCAACCAGGCTCTTCAAAACTGCTATTTTCCCTAATAATGTAAGTCTGCGAAATTTCCAGCATTCTAGGATCGatctaatt
This window encodes:
- the LOC140933831 gene encoding guanine deaminase-like encodes the protein MSSYIPSEDEKEKFMARAIELSEEGAAKGCGGPFGSVVVKEGKIVAEGYNRKFEDFDPSAHAEVVAIRNAGKALRTPELQGCILFTSCEPCPMCAATIWWSRLDRVYYAHSVDEDNDPLLGSYQSTILEFVNTPIDNRSIPGEQVKNKAEEAFNVIKKYF